Proteins from a genomic interval of Kineococcus rhizosphaerae:
- a CDS encoding molybdenum cofactor biosynthesis protein MoaE, with protein sequence MEEQHEVPTPGRLSAPARRVVRTAVSGEPLDVAEHADLVGAAAAGAVVTFAGVVRDHDHGRAVRELEYVGHPSAPDVLAAVVAEVAAGLDVDAVAVSHRLGHLVIGDVALAVAVSAAHRQEAFAACARLVDEVKDRLPVWKHQHFTDGTSEWVACP encoded by the coding sequence ATCGAGGAGCAGCACGAGGTGCCGACCCCGGGGCGCCTGAGCGCGCCCGCCCGTCGCGTCGTGCGGACCGCCGTGAGCGGCGAACCGCTCGACGTCGCCGAGCACGCGGACCTGGTCGGGGCCGCCGCCGCGGGCGCCGTCGTCACGTTCGCGGGGGTCGTGCGCGACCACGACCACGGGCGCGCGGTCCGCGAGCTGGAGTACGTGGGGCACCCCAGCGCCCCCGACGTGCTGGCCGCCGTCGTCGCCGAGGTCGCGGCGGGGCTGGACGTGGACGCGGTCGCGGTCAGCCACCGCCTGGGGCACCTGGTGATCGGGGACGTGGCGCTCGCCGTGGCCGTCTCGGCGGCGCACCGCCAGGAGGCGTTCGCGGCGTGCGCGCGGCTGGTCGACGAGGTCAAGGACCGGCTGCCGGTCTGGAAGCACCAGCACTTCACCGACGGCACCTCCGAGTGGGTCGCCTGCCCCTGA
- a CDS encoding extracellular solute-binding protein: MTRTSTSRRSVLLGSLAAVAAGSALSACGGGGGSSAGGGDAKKITFWLSASDAQAKGYYDLADAFKAAQGITVEIVNVPYDGYQTKLRQSAQANSLPDVASAPSLDPIWTNKLQDLTAVATSTTNKIDEKLYQKTDDGKILTIPSDITAAGLFINTTLFQKAGVAYPTDPASTWTWDEFLAAATQVRTATGSKYDLVYDASPARIRAFVYEHGAKGFQLNEKGTEYSVDDATTAVLQKFVDINDDVVMPKSVWTSGADPNALFKSGQVVAYFSGVWQVADFAESITQFEWAAVPTPAQPTQATDINTGGKIVAFDNGDTKDAAMKFVEFLYDPANYAKVAATNGWLPVENDLDITYPGTNQAALDGYALYQKEIQLADPISTSGSDAGEKLTLAGKAITTDPTKDEMGKAINGQQTVAETVANIVKLLNEQIA, translated from the coding sequence ATGACCCGTACCAGCACCAGCCGGCGTTCCGTCCTCCTCGGCTCCCTCGCCGCGGTCGCCGCCGGCAGCGCCCTGAGCGCCTGCGGCGGGGGCGGCGGTTCGAGCGCCGGTGGCGGCGACGCGAAGAAGATCACCTTCTGGCTCTCGGCCAGCGACGCGCAGGCCAAGGGCTACTACGACCTCGCCGACGCCTTCAAGGCCGCCCAGGGCATCACCGTCGAGATCGTCAACGTCCCCTACGACGGCTACCAGACCAAGCTGCGCCAGTCCGCGCAGGCGAACTCCCTGCCCGACGTCGCCAGCGCCCCGTCGCTGGACCCGATCTGGACCAACAAGCTCCAGGACCTCACCGCGGTCGCGACGAGCACCACCAACAAGATCGACGAGAAGCTCTACCAGAAGACCGACGACGGCAAGATCCTCACGATCCCCTCCGACATCACCGCGGCCGGGCTGTTCATCAACACCACCCTGTTCCAGAAGGCGGGCGTCGCCTACCCGACCGACCCGGCCAGCACGTGGACCTGGGACGAGTTCCTCGCCGCCGCCACCCAGGTGCGCACGGCGACGGGGTCCAAGTACGACCTCGTCTACGACGCCTCCCCGGCCCGCATCCGCGCCTTCGTCTACGAGCACGGGGCCAAGGGCTTCCAGCTCAACGAGAAGGGCACCGAGTACTCCGTCGACGACGCCACCACGGCGGTGCTGCAGAAGTTCGTCGACATCAACGACGACGTCGTCATGCCCAAGTCGGTCTGGACCTCCGGGGCCGACCCGAACGCCCTGTTCAAGAGCGGCCAGGTCGTCGCCTACTTCTCCGGCGTCTGGCAGGTCGCGGACTTCGCCGAGAGCATCACCCAGTTCGAGTGGGCCGCCGTGCCGACCCCGGCGCAGCCCACCCAGGCCACCGACATCAACACCGGCGGCAAGATCGTCGCCTTCGACAACGGCGACACCAAGGACGCGGCGATGAAGTTCGTCGAGTTCCTCTACGACCCCGCGAACTACGCGAAGGTCGCCGCCACGAACGGCTGGCTGCCCGTCGAGAACGACCTCGACATCACCTACCCGGGCACGAACCAGGCCGCGCTCGACGGCTACGCGCTGTACCAGAAGGAGATCCAGCTCGCCGACCCGATCTCCACCTCCGGGTCCGACGCGGGTGAGAAGCTGACCCTGGCGGGCAAGGCGATCACCACCGACCCCACCAAGGACGAGATGGGCAAGGCCATCAACGGTCAGCAGACCGTGGCCGAGACCGTCGCCAACATCGTCAAGCTGCTCAACGAGCAGATCGCCTGA
- a CDS encoding cold-shock protein, giving the protein MAQGTVKWFNAEKGYGFITVDDGGADVFVHYSAIVADGYRALEEGQRVEFEVGQGQKGPQAESVRAL; this is encoded by the coding sequence ATGGCTCAGGGCACCGTGAAGTGGTTCAACGCCGAGAAGGGGTACGGCTTCATCACCGTCGACGACGGCGGTGCGGACGTGTTCGTGCACTACTCCGCCATCGTGGCCGACGGCTACCGCGCCCTCGAGGAGGGACAGCGGGTGGAGTTCGAGGTCGGCCAGGGCCAGAAGGGCCCGCAGGCCGAGAGCGTCCGCGCCCTCTGA
- a CDS encoding carbohydrate ABC transporter permease — MALSSLSRPTPAARRAARTRTDASPFRVVSATTLLWLLALLYGFPVLWFVLSSFKPAGDLFSYPLTLLPKTWTVSGYEQAWTSFNFAGYFTNTLIVAVVTTVLTVTASAMTGYALAKYSNWWLKAFFMCILATTMLPTEVILSPSFLVVRDLGLYNHLAGIIVPSIITATGCFMFRQFFTTVPDELLEAARIDGSNELSTFVRVMLPIARPIMVTLAIFSFQWRWNDYIWPLIVLNDPGKFTLQIGIQSIVGAQNVNWSVLLGASVISIVPLVVIYLVFQRYVMNADINAGLKD; from the coding sequence ATGGCCCTCTCCTCGCTGAGCCGCCCGACCCCGGCCGCGCGCCGCGCCGCGCGCACCCGCACCGACGCCTCGCCCTTCCGGGTCGTCAGCGCCACCACGCTGCTGTGGCTGCTGGCACTGCTCTACGGCTTCCCCGTGCTGTGGTTCGTGCTGTCGTCCTTCAAGCCCGCCGGGGACCTCTTCTCCTACCCCCTGACGCTGCTGCCGAAGACCTGGACGGTCTCCGGCTACGAGCAGGCGTGGACGAGCTTCAACTTCGCCGGGTACTTCACCAACACCCTGATCGTCGCGGTCGTCACGACGGTGCTCACCGTCACCGCCAGCGCCATGACGGGCTACGCGCTGGCCAAGTACTCCAACTGGTGGCTCAAGGCCTTCTTCATGTGCATCCTCGCCACGACGATGCTGCCGACCGAGGTCATCCTGTCCCCGTCCTTCCTGGTCGTGCGCGACCTGGGGCTCTACAACCACCTCGCCGGGATCATCGTCCCCTCGATCATCACCGCGACCGGGTGCTTCATGTTCCGGCAGTTCTTCACCACGGTGCCCGACGAGCTGCTGGAGGCGGCCCGGATCGACGGCTCGAACGAGCTGTCGACCTTCGTGCGCGTCATGCTGCCCATCGCCCGCCCGATCATGGTGACGCTGGCGATCTTCTCCTTCCAGTGGCGCTGGAACGACTACATCTGGCCGCTCATCGTGCTCAACGACCCGGGCAAGTTCACCCTGCAGATCGGGATCCAGAGCATCGTCGGGGCGCAGAACGTCAACTGGTCGGTGCTGCTGGGCGCCTCGGTCATCTCGATCGTCCCGCTGGTGGTCATCTACCTCGTCTTCCAGCGGTACGTCATGAACGCCGACATCAACGCCGGGCTCAAGGACTGA
- a CDS encoding suppressor of fused domain protein codes for MSEEGRDGADRGPAAGGFAEPSDAEVRMARFVGEQLAPDGRPEIEDFLSRDETLLLDVMTAVDAPAPGFTSVSTLSMHRYPNVVGSTDVRVELVTVLEDVERRLATGLLVASAFAAIGEPWPLSPGTVFPGIVADLLGGRTEHLLLTTPGNFDHLSRYPLAPDLDVHWLQAVPVHESERVFLLEHGLDALEQRFEAAELPFYDVRRDAVV; via the coding sequence GTGAGCGAGGAGGGCCGCGACGGAGCGGACCGGGGACCGGCGGCGGGCGGGTTCGCCGAGCCCAGCGATGCCGAGGTCCGCATGGCGCGGTTCGTCGGGGAGCAGCTCGCCCCCGACGGCCGGCCCGAGATCGAGGACTTCCTCAGCCGCGACGAGACGCTGCTGCTGGACGTCATGACGGCCGTGGACGCCCCCGCGCCGGGCTTCACGTCGGTCTCGACGCTGTCCATGCACCGGTACCCGAACGTGGTGGGCAGCACGGACGTGCGCGTCGAGCTCGTCACGGTGCTCGAGGACGTCGAGCGCCGGCTGGCGACGGGTCTGCTGGTCGCCTCGGCGTTCGCCGCCATCGGCGAACCGTGGCCGCTGTCGCCGGGGACGGTCTTCCCCGGGATCGTGGCCGACCTGCTCGGCGGGCGCACCGAGCACCTGCTGCTCACGACGCCGGGCAACTTCGACCACCTCAGCCGCTACCCGCTCGCACCCGACCTCGACGTCCACTGGCTGCAGGCCGTCCCCGTGCACGAGAGCGAGCGGGTGTTCCTGCTCGAGCACGGCCTCGACGCCCTGGAGCAGCGGTTCGAGGCCGCGGAGCTGCCGTTCTACGACGTGCGGCGCGACGCGGTCGTCTGA
- a CDS encoding carbohydrate ABC transporter permease, which translates to MPPSAPGPVPAAVGDDPAALVATPAARSSRSTRRRAARYRLAPLLFVGVNVVLFALFFVWPAITGLWYSFTSYTGVGSAPWVGLANYQKLFADSAFYAAFGRTVVFAAMSVPLVYVLSLSMAVLLTTPHAKGKTVARILFFVPWLISPIVAGVIWRWIFGENFGLVNYLITSLGGSAVPWQSNANLSLVVVAFAGAWGGTAFNMLLFVAALKNVPTSYYEAASLDGASPWQRFRYITLPSIAPTSFIVILLGSLGAMKEYALLQSLNGGGPGTENNLVVQYIFRTGFQQGQIGYASAASFVLMAVLMVIAFAQVLVNRRREA; encoded by the coding sequence ATGCCCCCCAGCGCACCGGGTCCGGTCCCCGCGGCGGTCGGGGACGACCCCGCCGCCCTCGTGGCGACCCCCGCCGCCCGCTCGTCCCGCTCCACCCGCCGGCGGGCGGCGCGCTACCGCCTCGCGCCGCTGCTGTTCGTCGGCGTCAACGTGGTGCTCTTCGCCCTCTTCTTCGTCTGGCCCGCGATCACGGGGCTGTGGTACTCGTTCACGAGCTACACCGGGGTCGGGTCCGCGCCCTGGGTGGGGCTGGCGAACTACCAGAAGCTCTTCGCCGACTCCGCGTTCTACGCCGCGTTCGGCCGCACCGTCGTGTTCGCGGCGATGTCGGTGCCGCTGGTCTACGTCCTGTCGCTGTCCATGGCGGTGCTGCTGACCACCCCGCACGCCAAGGGCAAGACGGTCGCCCGGATCCTGTTCTTCGTCCCGTGGCTGATCTCACCGATCGTGGCCGGCGTCATCTGGCGGTGGATCTTCGGGGAGAACTTCGGCCTCGTCAACTACCTCATCACCTCCCTGGGCGGCAGCGCCGTCCCGTGGCAGTCGAACGCGAACCTGTCGCTGGTCGTCGTCGCCTTCGCGGGGGCGTGGGGCGGGACGGCGTTCAACATGCTGCTGTTCGTCGCCGCGCTGAAGAACGTGCCCACCTCCTACTACGAGGCCGCCTCCCTCGACGGCGCCTCGCCGTGGCAGCGCTTCCGGTACATCACCCTGCCGAGCATCGCGCCGACGTCGTTCATCGTGATCCTGCTGGGCAGCCTGGGGGCGATGAAGGAGTACGCGCTGCTGCAGTCCCTCAACGGCGGCGGCCCGGGCACGGAGAACAACCTCGTCGTGCAGTACATCTTCCGCACCGGCTTCCAGCAGGGCCAGATCGGCTACGCCAGCGCGGCGTCCTTCGTGCTGATGGCCGTGCTCATGGTCATCGCCTTCGCCCAGGTCCTCGTCAACCGACGCCGGGAGGCGTGA
- the groL gene encoding chaperonin GroEL (60 kDa chaperone family; promotes refolding of misfolded polypeptides especially under stressful conditions; forms two stacked rings of heptamers to form a barrel-shaped 14mer; ends can be capped by GroES; misfolded proteins enter the barrel where they are refolded when GroES binds), translated as MSKIIAFDEEARRGLERGMNQLADAVKVTLGPKGRNVVLEKKWGAPTITNDGVSIAKEIELEDPYEKIGAELVKEVAKKTDDVAGDGTTTATVLAQALVREGLRNVAAGANPMGLKRGIEKAVEAVTEQLLAAAKEVTTKEQIAATAGISAGDASIGELIAEALDKVGKEGVITVEESNTFGLELELTEGMRFDKGYISPYFVTDAERQETELEDPYLLILNSKISTVKDLLPLLEKVMQSGKPLVIVAEDVEGEALATLVVNKIRGTFKSVAVKAPGFGDRRKAMLGDIAILTGGQVISEEVGLKLDTADLDLLGRARKVVVTKDETTIVEGAGDADAIAGRVGQIRAEIERSDSDYDREKLQERLAKLAGGVAVIKAGAATEVELKERKHRIEDAVRNAKAAVEEGIVAGGGVALIQAGVLAFDKLDLVGDEATGANIVKVAIQAPLKQIAVNAGLEGGVVAEKVSNLPTGHGLNAATGEYVDLLGAGINDPVKVTRSALQNAASIAALFLTTEAVIADKPEKSAPAPAGDGGMGGMDF; from the coding sequence ATGAGCAAGATCATCGCCTTCGACGAAGAGGCTCGTCGCGGCCTCGAGCGCGGGATGAACCAGCTCGCTGACGCCGTCAAGGTCACGCTGGGGCCCAAGGGCCGCAACGTCGTCCTGGAGAAGAAGTGGGGCGCCCCCACGATCACCAACGACGGTGTCTCCATCGCCAAGGAGATCGAGCTCGAGGACCCCTACGAGAAGATCGGGGCCGAGCTCGTCAAGGAAGTCGCCAAGAAGACCGACGACGTCGCGGGCGACGGCACCACCACCGCCACCGTGCTGGCCCAGGCGCTCGTGCGCGAGGGTCTGCGCAACGTGGCCGCGGGCGCGAACCCGATGGGCCTCAAGCGCGGCATCGAGAAGGCCGTCGAGGCCGTGACCGAGCAGCTGCTGGCCGCCGCCAAGGAGGTCACCACCAAGGAGCAGATCGCGGCCACCGCCGGGATCTCCGCCGGTGACGCCTCCATCGGCGAGCTCATCGCCGAGGCGCTCGACAAGGTCGGCAAGGAAGGTGTCATCACCGTCGAGGAGAGCAACACCTTCGGCCTCGAGCTCGAGCTCACCGAGGGCATGCGCTTCGACAAGGGCTACATCTCGCCCTACTTCGTCACCGACGCCGAGCGTCAGGAGACGGAGCTCGAGGACCCGTACCTGCTGATCCTCAACTCCAAGATCTCGACCGTGAAGGACCTGCTCCCGCTGCTGGAGAAGGTCATGCAGTCGGGCAAGCCCCTCGTGATCGTGGCCGAGGACGTCGAGGGCGAAGCCCTGGCGACCCTCGTCGTCAACAAGATCCGCGGCACCTTCAAGTCCGTCGCCGTCAAGGCCCCGGGCTTCGGCGACCGCCGCAAGGCCATGCTCGGCGACATCGCCATCCTCACCGGTGGTCAGGTCATCTCCGAGGAGGTCGGCCTCAAGCTCGACACCGCGGACCTCGACCTGCTCGGCCGCGCCCGCAAGGTCGTCGTCACCAAGGACGAGACCACGATCGTCGAGGGTGCCGGCGACGCCGACGCCATCGCCGGCCGCGTGGGCCAGATCCGCGCCGAGATCGAGCGCAGCGACTCCGACTACGACCGCGAGAAGCTCCAGGAGCGTCTCGCCAAGCTGGCCGGCGGCGTGGCCGTCATCAAGGCCGGCGCGGCGACCGAGGTCGAGCTCAAGGAACGCAAGCACCGCATCGAGGACGCCGTCCGCAACGCGAAGGCCGCCGTCGAGGAGGGCATCGTCGCCGGTGGTGGCGTGGCCCTCATCCAGGCCGGCGTGCTCGCCTTCGACAAGCTCGACCTCGTCGGTGACGAGGCCACGGGCGCGAACATCGTCAAGGTCGCCATCCAGGCCCCGCTGAAGCAGATCGCCGTCAACGCCGGCCTCGAGGGCGGCGTCGTGGCGGAGAAGGTCAGCAACCTGCCCACCGGTCACGGCCTCAACGCCGCCACCGGCGAGTACGTGGACCTGCTCGGCGCGGGCATCAACGACCCGGTCAAGGTGACGCGCTCCGCGCTGCAGAACGCCGCCTCCATCGCGGCGCTGTTCCTCACCACCGAGGCCGTCATCGCCGACAAGCCGGAGAAGTCCGCTCCGGCCCCGGCCGGCGACGGTGGCATGGGCGGCATGGACTTCTGA
- the cofC gene encoding 2-phospho-L-lactate guanylyltransferase, with product MTHVSGWRIVVPVKGGDEAKTRLALPPGPRRALALAMALDCLEACLATPGVGLVVCVSDDRDVLAAARAVGAVTVSPGRPGLAQALDAGLASLERGPTAVLLGDVPALRPADLAAALDEALSAPGPALVTDAEGTGSVLLADVAGDVPHRFGPGSARRHLDAGAHALSADLPSLRRDVDTLTDLAGALSLGVGPRTRDALPHGLLAECAGRPC from the coding sequence GTGACGCACGTGAGCGGCTGGCGGATCGTCGTCCCGGTCAAGGGCGGCGACGAGGCGAAGACGCGGTTGGCGCTGCCCCCCGGGCCGCGACGCGCTCTCGCGCTGGCCATGGCCCTGGACTGCCTGGAGGCGTGCCTGGCCACCCCGGGCGTGGGACTGGTGGTGTGCGTCAGCGACGACCGCGACGTCCTGGCGGCTGCCCGCGCGGTCGGCGCGGTGACGGTCTCCCCGGGCCGGCCCGGCCTGGCGCAGGCCCTGGACGCGGGCCTGGCGAGCCTGGAGCGGGGCCCCACGGCCGTCCTGCTGGGCGACGTCCCGGCGCTGCGGCCCGCGGACCTGGCCGCCGCCCTCGACGAGGCCCTGAGCGCACCCGGCCCGGCCCTGGTGACCGACGCCGAGGGCACCGGCAGCGTCCTGCTGGCCGATGTGGCCGGCGACGTGCCGCACCGGTTCGGTCCCGGCTCCGCGCGCCGCCACCTCGACGCCGGGGCGCACGCGCTGTCCGCGGACCTGCCCTCGCTGCGCCGCGACGTCGACACCCTCACCGACCTGGCCGGCGCCCTGAGCCTCGGCGTCGGTCCCCGCACCCGGGACGCCCTGCCCCACGGCCTGCTCGCCGAGTGCGCCGGCCGACCCTGCTGA
- a CDS encoding DUF3263 domain-containing protein, translated as MGHDEHEQAGAPSGELPEGLSRRDAEILAFERQWWKYAGAKEQAVRELFDLSPTRYYQLLNALIDSPAALAHDPMLVKRLRRMRSSRQRARSARRLGVQP; from the coding sequence ATCGGGCACGACGAGCACGAGCAGGCCGGCGCACCGTCGGGCGAGCTGCCCGAGGGGCTGAGCCGGCGCGACGCCGAGATCCTCGCCTTCGAGCGCCAGTGGTGGAAGTACGCCGGGGCCAAGGAGCAGGCCGTGCGCGAACTCTTCGACCTGTCCCCGACGCGGTACTACCAGCTGCTCAACGCCCTCATCGACTCCCCGGCCGCGCTGGCGCACGACCCGATGCTGGTCAAGCGCTTGCGCCGCATGCGCTCCAGCCGGCAGCGGGCGCGCTCGGCCCGTCGCCTGGGCGTGCAGCCCTGA
- a CDS encoding FO synthase, whose protein sequence is MPDHLLDALAVAADDPAQLSDDHALALLGADGDDLERLAATADALRRARVGDDVTFVVNRNLDAERVGADLHHVRDLVAEAVGLGATEVCVQGPVPVAAGPKGYLELVRAVREAGPGVHLHAFRVPEVLDAAHRRGSTVREFLLAARDAGLGSVPGTAAKVLDDGVRTRLNGGVPDLPVAEWVRVLTTAHEVGLTSTSVLVHGGPETGAQQVAHLRLLAAIARRTGGVTEFIAMPAPWGDPSPRAVRALHAVARLLLDGAVDHVQVAWPKHAPGLVTQLLAGGGDDLGGLLLDGVLDPAAGQEAGTTLTRQRAAALTGGRPLRQRTTRYGRPAPV, encoded by the coding sequence GTGCCCGACCACCTGCTCGACGCTCTCGCCGTGGCCGCCGACGATCCCGCGCAGCTGTCCGACGACCACGCGCTCGCCCTGCTGGGCGCCGACGGCGACGACCTCGAACGGCTCGCCGCGACCGCCGACGCGCTGCGGCGGGCGCGGGTGGGCGACGACGTGACGTTCGTCGTCAACCGCAACCTCGACGCCGAGCGCGTGGGCGCCGACCTGCACCACGTCCGCGACCTCGTCGCCGAGGCGGTCGGCCTGGGGGCCACCGAGGTCTGCGTCCAGGGGCCCGTCCCGGTCGCCGCCGGTCCCAAGGGGTACCTCGAGCTGGTGCGCGCGGTCCGCGAGGCCGGTCCGGGGGTCCACCTGCACGCCTTCCGGGTGCCCGAGGTGCTCGACGCGGCCCACCGGCGCGGGTCCACGGTCCGCGAGTTCCTCCTCGCCGCGCGCGACGCGGGTCTGGGCTCGGTGCCGGGGACGGCGGCGAAGGTCCTCGACGACGGCGTGCGGACGCGGCTGAACGGGGGCGTGCCCGACCTGCCCGTCGCCGAGTGGGTGCGCGTGCTGACCACGGCCCACGAGGTCGGGCTGACCTCCACGTCGGTCCTCGTGCACGGCGGCCCCGAGACCGGCGCGCAGCAGGTCGCGCACCTGCGGCTGCTCGCCGCGATCGCGCGCCGCACGGGGGGCGTCACCGAGTTCATCGCGATGCCTGCGCCCTGGGGGGACCCGTCGCCGCGCGCCGTGCGGGCCCTGCACGCGGTGGCGCGGCTGCTGCTGGACGGGGCCGTCGACCACGTCCAGGTGGCGTGGCCCAAGCACGCGCCGGGACTGGTCACCCAGCTCCTGGCCGGCGGGGGCGACGACCTCGGCGGGCTGCTGCTCGACGGCGTCCTCGACCCCGCCGCGGGGCAGGAGGCCGGGACGACGCTGACCCGGCAGCGGGCGGCGGCGCTCACGGGTGGCCGTCCGCTGCGGCAGCGGACGACGCGGTACGGCCGGCCGGCCCCGGTGTGA
- a CDS encoding flavin-containing monooxygenase, which translates to MNDRELPGAVVDVAVVGAGFAGLGAAIRLHRRGRESFVVLERAGEVGGTWRDNTYPGVACDVPSHLYSFSFAPEPGWSRVFAPGAEIQRYLRERAREVAGHVRLGCEVLRARWSGRCWELETSRGPVRARVLVLAAGRLTEPRIPDVEGLPEFGGPVFHTSRWDHSVDLAGARVGVVGTGASAVQVVPELAGTAAHVSVFQRSAPWVVPRGDRPFGADERAGFAAEPARAAALRERTFTDMERGLGARRLEPVALEALRRRASDHLEAQIEDPGLRAALRPDYEIGCKRVLLSDTFYPALTRPDVTLVPSAVRSVASGSVTAADGSRHALDVLVLATGFHSTVQPYASRVLGRDGVPLARAWERGMVSHASTVVHGFPNLFVLDGPNASLGHNSAVHVIESQVGYLLGALDHLAARGGALEVSLSAQRAYTAEIDARAAESVWLRGGCESWYVDARSGRLTLLWPDTATEFRRRNGTFDPAPFL; encoded by the coding sequence GTGAACGACCGGGAGCTGCCCGGTGCCGTGGTCGACGTCGCGGTCGTCGGGGCGGGTTTCGCCGGGCTCGGCGCGGCGATCCGGCTGCACCGCCGGGGGCGGGAGAGCTTCGTCGTCCTCGAACGCGCCGGTGAGGTCGGCGGCACGTGGCGCGACAACACGTACCCGGGGGTGGCCTGCGACGTCCCCTCGCACCTGTACTCGTTCTCCTTCGCGCCCGAACCGGGCTGGTCGCGGGTGTTCGCGCCGGGCGCGGAGATCCAGCGGTACCTGCGGGAGCGGGCGCGGGAGGTCGCCGGGCACGTCCGGCTGGGCTGCGAGGTCCTGCGGGCCCGCTGGTCCGGGCGCTGCTGGGAGCTGGAGACGTCGCGGGGCCCGGTCCGCGCGCGGGTCCTGGTGCTGGCCGCGGGGCGGCTCACCGAACCCCGGATCCCCGACGTCGAGGGCCTGCCGGAGTTCGGCGGCCCGGTGTTCCACACCTCCCGCTGGGACCACTCGGTCGACCTCGCCGGGGCGCGGGTGGGGGTCGTGGGCACCGGAGCCTCGGCCGTCCAGGTCGTCCCGGAACTGGCGGGCACCGCGGCGCACGTCAGCGTGTTCCAGCGCAGCGCGCCGTGGGTCGTCCCCCGCGGGGACCGGCCGTTCGGCGCCGACGAGCGGGCCGGTTTCGCGGCCGAGCCCGCCCGGGCGGCGGCGCTGCGGGAGCGGACGTTCACGGACATGGAACGCGGCCTGGGGGCCCGCCGGCTGGAACCGGTGGCGCTGGAGGCGTTGCGCCGCAGGGCGTCGGACCACCTCGAAGCGCAGATCGAGGACCCCGGGCTGCGGGCGGCGCTGAGGCCGGACTACGAGATCGGCTGCAAGCGCGTCCTGCTGTCGGACACGTTCTACCCGGCGCTGACCCGCCCGGACGTGACGCTCGTGCCGTCCGCGGTCCGGTCGGTGGCGTCGGGGTCGGTGACCGCGGCGGACGGGTCGCGGCACGCGCTCGACGTCCTGGTCCTGGCGACGGGTTTCCACTCCACGGTGCAGCCCTACGCGTCCCGGGTGCTGGGGCGCGACGGGGTCCCGCTCGCGCGGGCCTGGGAGCGGGGGATGGTCTCGCACGCCTCGACCGTGGTGCACGGGTTCCCGAACCTGTTCGTCCTCGACGGCCCGAACGCGAGCCTGGGGCACAACTCGGCGGTGCACGTCATCGAGAGCCAGGTCGGCTACCTGCTGGGGGCGCTGGACCACCTCGCCGCCCGCGGGGGAGCCCTGGAGGTGAGCCTGTCGGCGCAGCGGGCCTACACCGCCGAGATCGACGCGCGGGCGGCCGAGTCGGTGTGGCTGCGGGGCGGCTGCGAGAGCTGGTACGTGGACGCCCGCAGCGGGCGGCTGACGCTGCTGTGGCCGGACACGGCGACGGAGTTCCGACGTCGCAACGGCACGTTCGACCCCGCGCCCTTCTTGTAG
- a CDS encoding uracil-DNA glycosylase — MGLDDLDPGWAQALAPVRADLERISAALAAEAETWLPAPQDVLRAFRQPFAGVRVLLVGQDPYPTPGHPVGLSFAVEPHVRPLPRSLVNIGRELREDVGVEPPAHGDLSSWTEAGVLLLNRVLTVRAGSSGSHRRLGWQVVTDAAVRALAARGGPLVALLWGRDAQQVTPLLEGVPVVAGVHPSPLSASRGFFGSRPFSRVDALLREAGGDGIDWRLE, encoded by the coding sequence CTGGGCCTGGACGACCTCGACCCGGGCTGGGCGCAGGCCCTGGCCCCCGTGCGCGCGGACCTGGAACGGATCTCGGCGGCGCTGGCCGCCGAAGCCGAGACCTGGTTGCCCGCGCCCCAGGACGTGCTGCGCGCGTTCCGGCAGCCGTTCGCCGGGGTGCGGGTGCTGCTCGTCGGGCAGGACCCCTACCCCACGCCCGGGCACCCGGTCGGGCTGAGCTTCGCCGTGGAGCCGCACGTACGGCCGCTGCCGCGCTCGCTGGTGAACATCGGGCGCGAACTGCGCGAGGACGTCGGCGTCGAACCGCCCGCGCACGGCGACCTGTCGAGCTGGACCGAGGCGGGCGTCCTGCTGCTCAACCGCGTCCTGACGGTGCGCGCCGGCAGCTCCGGCTCGCACCGCAGGCTCGGCTGGCAGGTGGTGACCGACGCGGCCGTGCGCGCCCTCGCCGCCCGCGGCGGTCCGCTCGTGGCGCTGCTGTGGGGCCGCGACGCCCAGCAGGTGACGCCGCTGCTGGAAGGTGTGCCCGTGGTCGCCGGGGTCCACCCGAGCCCGCTGTCCGCCTCGCGCGGGTTCTTCGGCTCGCGGCCCTTCAGCCGCGTCGACGCGCTGCTGCGCGAGGCCGGCGGGGACGGGATCGACTGGCGCCTGGAGTGA